One genomic window of Manihot esculenta cultivar AM560-2 chromosome 16, M.esculenta_v8, whole genome shotgun sequence includes the following:
- the LOC110603001 gene encoding oxygen-evolving enhancer protein 3-2, chloroplastic yields MAQAMASMAVLEGSLQISGSTRLNVPSNNTRVAVSRPGLTIRAYQQVPSAAEPEPSRRAVLGLVAAGLASGSFAQAVLAEALSIKLGPPPPPSGGLPGTLNSDQPRDLDLPLKKRFYLQPLDPAQAAVRAKESAKDIVGVKPLIDKKAWPYVQNDLRLRAEYLRYDLNTVIAAKPKEEKQTLKELTGKLFQSINDLDHAAKIKSTPEAEKYYAQTVSNLNDVLAKLG; encoded by the exons ATGGCACAAGCAATGGCTTCAATGGCTGTCCTTGAAGGCAGTCTCCAAATCAGTGGCTCAACTCGCTTGAACGTCCCTAGCAACAACACAAGGGTAGCTGTTTCCAGGCCTGGTCTCACTATTAGAGCTTACCAACAGGTACCTTCTGCTGCTGAGCCTGAACCCAGCCGTCGAGCTGTGCTGGGTCTTGTTGCCGCTGGTTTGGCTTCTGGGTCTTTCGCTCAAGCGGTGCTTGCTGAAGCCCTTTCTATTAAGCTtggtcctcctcctcctccctcCGGCGGACTGC CTGGGACTTTAAACTCTGATCAGCCAAGAGACTTGGATCTACCATTGAAGAAGAGATTTTACCTGCAGCCACTTGACCCAGCTCAAGCAGCAGTGAGAGCCAAGGAATCAGCCAAGGACATTGTGGGTGTGAAGCCGCTCATTGACAAGAAGGCTTGGCCCTATGTTCAAAATGATCTCCGCCTTAGGGCTGAGTATCTTCGCTATGATCTCAACACTGTTATTGCTGCTAAACCCAAAGAGGAGAAGCAAACTCTCAAGGAACTCACTGGAAAGCTCTTCCAATCCATCAACGAT CTGGACCATGCAGCCAAGATTAAGAGCACCCCAGAGGCAGAGAAGTACTATGCTCAGACTGTATCTAATCTGAATGATGTTCTTGCTAAGCTTGGTTAA